A stretch of Chitinophagales bacterium DNA encodes these proteins:
- a CDS encoding DUF3800 domain-containing protein — MSISVNYIYCDESRQSKDRYMVLGGIIMNKGDIPQFNETMKKFRAEENMNAELKWSKVSSQKLNEYKRFVDYFFALNNTDNIHFHSIIIDNHQVIIESSTKETRSWASINSFTSCCFIVLEKCIVTKTNLFDLQFT; from the coding sequence ATGTCCATCTCAGTTAATTATATCTACTGCGATGAAAGCCGTCAAAGTAAAGATCGTTATATGGTTTTAGGCGGAATCATTATGAACAAGGGAGACATCCCGCAGTTCAATGAAACCATGAAAAAATTCCGAGCTGAAGAGAATATGAATGCTGAATTGAAGTGGTCAAAAGTTTCATCACAAAAATTAAATGAGTACAAACGGTTTGTTGATTATTTTTTCGCTCTCAATAATACTGACAATATTCATTTTCACAGCATCATCATTGATAACCATCAGGTAATCATAGAAAGTTCAACAAAGGAGACAAGGAGCTGGGCTTCTATAAATTCTTTTACCAGTTGCTGCTTCATTGTTTTGGAAAAGTGTATTGTAACAAAGACAAACCTGTTCGATTTGCAGTTCACCTAG